The genomic region TTATTAATCGCAAGTATTCATCTGCAACCGTTTCTGTTGATCCAAATGCTCGCATTCGACCATTTTCTAACAATACTGCTTTCTGACAAAGCGCTTTAACCGCTGCCAAATCGTGACTAACAAACAGCACAGTAACACCTACGTCCATTAGTCGTCGCATACGTGCCATGCATTTTGCCTGAAACGCAGCATCCCCAACAGCCAACGCCTCGTCAACCACCAGAATTTGTGGCTCCACATTGATCGCTACTGAAAACGCCAACCTTACAAACATGCCACTTGAGTATGTTTTTACCGGCTGATCAACAAATCCTCCAATATCAGCAAAAGCAAAAATATCTTCTAATCGCTCGTTAATTTCTGATTTATTTAAACCAAGGATTGCCGCATTTAAATAAACATTCTCTCTGCCTGTAAATTCTGGATTAAACCCAGCCCCTAATTCTAATAGAGCAGCTACTCGACCTTTCACATTGACATGCCCTACAGTAGGCGTCAGTATCCCACATATAATCTGCAACAGCGTAGACTTACCTGAACCATTTCTACCGATAATACCTATTGTCTCTCCATTTTTAACTTCAAAATTAATTCCTTGCAATGCCCAGAACTTCCTATAAAATTCACGCTTATTTCTCCATAAAATTTGCTTTAATCGATCAACAGGATGATTATATATATCATAGCTTTTTGCGACATCTTTTACTTGAATCACAA from Bacteroidota bacterium harbors:
- a CDS encoding ABC transporter ATP-binding protein; protein product: MLSEIVIQVKDVAKSYDIYNHPVDRLKQILWRNKREFYRKFWALQGINFEVKNGETIGIIGRNGSGKSTLLQIICGILTPTVGHVNVKGRVAALLELGAGFNPEFTGRENVYLNAAILGLNKSEINERLEDIFAFADIGGFVDQPVKTYSSGMFVRLAFSVAINVEPQILVVDEALAVGDAAFQAKCMARMRRLMDVGVTVLFVSHDLAAVKALCQKAVLLENGRMRAFGSTETVADEYLRLINEGHSSVQNLPIKSVYEKNIDTVGANKVSVGNDEKFKKLAAIQRLGNRKAEFLNVEVLDNEWRPSEAFSHGDVMILRMIIKANTEINYLAFGYHIRDRNGIDVVYADNLLEKKELRNLVPDDIYEIQWSFSLPLTNGHYNVAVVVSSPVTTVSDVVNCSDLAICDFVSVAGQFRVHGDTQIHGYVKLENKINLQRLK